In Bombina bombina isolate aBomBom1 chromosome 6, aBomBom1.pri, whole genome shotgun sequence, a single genomic region encodes these proteins:
- the LOC128664734 gene encoding olfactory receptor 5AS1-like produces the protein MLKDNHTMVTEFILVGLHNLHSYRILIFIFLTIMYTVTIAGNVLIIVLVSTNHQLQSPMYIFLSHLSFADILISTNISPNALQVILLGKITIPAANCLTQLYFFGASAIIESCLLTVMSYDRYLAICKPLHYSSVMNYRLLQYLVIWSWTSGFVVSGISHIFILNLNFCSINVIDHFFCDLAPILELSCSDTSSVQIVVSIAATFMSLFQFVLVIITYICIFTSILQISSSKGRQKAFSTCSAHLIVVCMFYGTMIILYIAPSKGYSVNLNKILSVLNTVVTPLFNPVIYTLRNKDIRVTLKKKCSCGRS, from the coding sequence ATGCTTAAGGACAATCACACTATGGTGACAGAATTCATACTTGTTGGACTTCACAATCTTCACAGCTATAgaattttaatctttatttttctcACCATAATGTATACAGTCACAATTGCTGGAAATGTTTTGATCATTGTATTAGTGTCAACAAACCACCAACTTCAATCTCCCATGTACATATTTCTCAGCCACCTCTCATTTGCAGATATTTTAATAAGCACTAATATTTCTCCTAATGCTCTTCAAGTAATATTACTAGGAAAAATCACTATACCTGCTGCAAACTGCTTGACACAGTTGTACTTCTTTGGTGCCTCAGCAATAATAGAATCCTGTCTACTTACAGTGATGTCTTATGATAGATATTTGGCTATATGTAAACCATTGCACTATAGCTCAGTTATGAATTATAGACTTCTTCAATACCTTGTTATTTGGTCATGGACATCTGGGTTTGTGGTGTCGGGCATTTCTCATATATTTATACTCAACTTGAATTTCTGTAGCATCAATGTCATTGACCATTTCTTCTGTGACCTTGCTCCTATCCTTGAACTTTCATGCTCTGACACGTCATCTGTGCAAATTGTAGTATCTATTGCAGCTACTTTTATGAGTCTTTTCCAATTTGTATTAGTTATTATAACTTATATATGTATCTTTACCTCCATCCTTCAGATCTCTTCTTCCAAAGGAAGACAGAAAGCCTTCTCCACTTGCAGTGCCCATTTGATTGTTGTTTGTATGTTTTATGGTACTATGATTATTCTATATATTGCACCCTCAAAAGGGTATTCTGTAAATTTGAATAAGATCTTATCTGTTCTAAATACAGTAGTAACTCCATTATTTAATCCTGTTATATACACTCTAAGGAACAAAGATATTAgggtaacattaaaaaaaaaatgcagttgtgGTAGGTCATGA